In Anaerolineae bacterium, a single window of DNA contains:
- the hypE gene encoding hydrogenase expression/formation protein HypE, whose amino-acid sequence MTTINLTNFVCPLPLRRYPQIVMGHGSGGQMMNELIEHLFAPVFAGAGQPVPLSDAAVLELPDILANGSRLAFSADSFVVSPAIFPGGDIGSLAVHGTVNDLAMMGAQPLYLSASFILEEGLSLETLGQIVQSMAAAAQIAGVRIVTGDTKVVERGHGDGLYINTNGVGILPPGINPTPGRVTPGDVLLVNGPLGDHGIAIMSLRAGLQFETQIVSDSAPLNGLAAEMLKACPDLHAMRDLTRGGLAAAANELARDANVGLEIEETAVPVQLAVAGACEMLGLDPLHVANEGKLLAIVPAGSAEVVLAAMHNHPLGQQAALIGRVTETHPGVVVGRTAIGGQRVIDLPAGELLPRIC is encoded by the coding sequence ATGACTACCATTAACCTCACCAATTTTGTCTGTCCCCTTCCTTTGCGGCGTTATCCCCAAATTGTTATGGGCCACGGCAGCGGCGGGCAAATGATGAACGAACTCATCGAACATCTTTTTGCTCCCGTTTTTGCCGGCGCCGGCCAGCCGGTCCCTCTGAGTGATGCCGCCGTTTTGGAGTTGCCGGATATTTTGGCCAACGGCAGCCGCCTGGCCTTTAGCGCCGATAGTTTTGTGGTCAGCCCGGCCATCTTTCCCGGCGGCGATATTGGCAGCCTGGCCGTGCACGGCACAGTCAACGACCTGGCGATGATGGGGGCGCAGCCGCTTTATCTCTCCGCCAGTTTTATCCTGGAAGAAGGCTTGTCCCTTGAAACGTTAGGCCAGATTGTGCAATCAATGGCCGCGGCGGCTCAAATTGCCGGGGTGCGGATTGTCACGGGAGATACCAAAGTGGTTGAGCGGGGTCATGGCGATGGACTGTACATCAACACCAACGGCGTGGGTATTTTGCCGCCGGGCATCAATCCTACTCCCGGCCGGGTCACACCCGGCGATGTGCTGCTGGTCAACGGCCCCCTGGGAGATCACGGGATTGCCATTATGAGTTTGCGGGCGGGCCTGCAATTTGAAACACAAATTGTTAGCGACTCTGCGCCGTTGAATGGGCTGGCGGCCGAGATGTTAAAGGCTTGTCCTGACCTCCACGCCATGCGGGATTTGACCCGGGGCGGCTTGGCTGCTGCGGCCAATGAACTGGCGCGGGACGCGAACGTTGGCCTGGAGATTGAAGAGACGGCTGTGCCGGTTCAACTTGCCGTGGCCGGCGCTTGCGAAATGTTGGGCCTTGATCCTTTACACGTGGCTAATGAAGGCAAGTTGCTGGCCATTGTTCCGGCCGGCTCCGCCGAAGTGGTATTGGCGGCCATGCATAACCATCCTTTGGGACAACAGGCTGCTCTCATTGGGCGTGTTACTGAAACGCATCCCGGGGTGGTGGTGGGCCGCACGGCCATCGGTGGGCAGCGGGTGATTGATCTGCCTGCCGGCGAGTTGTTGCCCCGGATTTGTTGA
- the hypD gene encoding hydrogenase formation protein HypD — translation MKYLDEYRDAPVVRNVLAEIKRTVTRPWTLMEVCGGQTHSIIRHGLDQLLPEQIELVHGPGCPVCVTPLELIDKALVLAARPDVIFTSYGDMLRVPGTFVYAKTGTQANDLFSVKSQGGDVRIVYSPLDALKIARENPYKTVVFFAVGFETTAPANGMAVQQAAREGLDNFCVLVSHVTVPPAITAIMEAPETRVNGFLAAGHVCTIMGVGEYRPLAEKYRIPIVVTGFEPLDLAYGILNVVKQLEAGAYEVENAYARTAPNQGNLAAQKVINEVFEACDRAWRGIGVIPQSGYRLREKYVKFDAERRFPDVGAMQSIESDICRSGEVLQGLLKPDQCPAFGKQCTPLTPLGATMVSSEGACAAYYKYGRIQD, via the coding sequence ATGAAGTATCTTGATGAATATCGCGACGCGCCGGTGGTGCGGAACGTGTTGGCCGAAATCAAGCGGACGGTCACCCGACCCTGGACGTTGATGGAAGTGTGCGGGGGGCAGACGCACAGCATTATCCGCCACGGCCTGGATCAATTGCTGCCGGAACAGATTGAATTGGTTCACGGGCCGGGCTGCCCGGTGTGCGTTACCCCATTGGAACTCATTGACAAAGCTCTGGTTCTGGCCGCCCGCCCAGACGTTATCTTTACCAGCTACGGCGACATGCTGCGCGTGCCGGGCACCTTTGTTTACGCCAAAACCGGCACCCAGGCCAACGACCTTTTCAGCGTCAAAAGCCAGGGCGGCGATGTGCGCATTGTTTATTCCCCCCTGGATGCCTTAAAAATTGCCCGCGAAAACCCCTACAAAACCGTGGTCTTTTTTGCTGTTGGTTTTGAAACTACTGCCCCGGCCAACGGCATGGCCGTGCAGCAGGCCGCCCGCGAGGGCCTGGACAACTTTTGCGTGCTGGTCAGCCACGTTACGGTGCCTCCGGCCATCACCGCAATTATGGAAGCGCCGGAAACGCGGGTCAACGGCTTCCTGGCCGCCGGACACGTCTGCACTATCATGGGCGTGGGCGAATACCGGCCCCTGGCGGAAAAATATCGCATCCCTATTGTGGTCACCGGGTTTGAGCCATTAGACCTGGCCTATGGCATTTTGAACGTGGTCAAACAACTGGAAGCGGGCGCTTATGAGGTTGAAAATGCCTACGCCCGCACTGCCCCCAATCAGGGGAACCTGGCCGCTCAAAAAGTGATCAATGAGGTGTTTGAAGCTTGCGACCGGGCCTGGCGGGGCATCGGCGTGATTCCGCAAAGCGGTTATCGCCTGCGGGAAAAATACGTTAAATTTGACGCCGAGCGTCGCTTCCCCGATGTAGGCGCAATGCAATCCATTGAATCAGACATTTGCCGCAGCGGGGAAGTTTTGCAGGGGCTTTTAAAACCCGATCAATGCCCGGCTTTTGGCAAACAATGCACCCCCTTGACTCCTCTGGGGGCCACCATGGTTTCAAGTGAAGGCGCGTGTGCGGCTTATTACAAATACGGACGTATCCAAGATTAA
- a CDS encoding xylulose kinase gives MTVSRDLVIGLDSSTTSCKAIVWDTAGKVIAQGRGPIPLEHPRPLWHEQSAETWWTACLEALQQVTSKIDQKRLAGLCISPQRETFVPVDAQGRPLRQAIIWMDERSGPLLPEIGRQLGLENYHQQTGKPLTGNLSLPKIVWLKQNEPDVFQRTAKFLDVAGFLHHRLTGLYRTGWGCADPMGLFDMPQHRWSNEIMAYLGITANHLPEAFPPGTILGQVTPEAAGLTGLPAGLPVVAGVGDGQAAGLGANVTGAGQAYLILGTSVISGAYAEIYQIDMTHRIMYGGMPDSYMLETALLGGAYTISWFVEKIVGRDRFSGADVPAEVMFEQAAQTIAPGADGLLLVPYWNSVMNPYWDALASGIVVGWRGFHTLAHLYRAILEGIGFELRLHWQGMQQALTTDMAKIIVMGGGSNSPLWCQIIADITGKSLYLAQTPDASSLGAAIQAAWGVGLFDDIPSAARAMTAVNPTPIVPVPARFDFYTQLYQDVYRPLFPALQPYLQRLTRLSESPK, from the coding sequence ATGACTGTTTCCAGGGACCTCGTCATTGGTTTAGACAGCAGCACCACCTCTTGCAAAGCCATTGTTTGGGATACTGCCGGCAAAGTGATAGCCCAGGGGCGTGGCCCCATTCCTTTGGAACATCCCCGCCCTCTGTGGCATGAACAATCCGCCGAAACCTGGTGGACGGCTTGCCTGGAGGCCCTGCAACAGGTCACGTCTAAAATTGACCAAAAGCGGTTGGCCGGGCTGTGCATTTCACCCCAGCGCGAAACCTTTGTGCCGGTTGACGCCCAGGGCCGGCCCCTGCGCCAAGCCATTATCTGGATGGATGAGCGCAGTGGCCCCTTGCTGCCGGAAATCGGCCGGCAGTTGGGGTTGGAAAATTATCATCAGCAGACGGGTAAGCCCCTTACCGGAAATCTTTCCTTGCCCAAAATCGTCTGGCTCAAACAAAACGAGCCGGATGTGTTCCAACGCACCGCCAAATTTTTGGACGTGGCCGGATTTTTGCACCATCGGTTGACCGGCCTTTACCGCACCGGCTGGGGCTGCGCCGACCCGATGGGTTTGTTTGATATGCCGCAGCACCGCTGGTCAAACGAAATTATGGCTTATTTGGGTATCACGGCCAACCATTTGCCGGAGGCTTTCCCACCAGGAACTATCCTGGGCCAGGTCACGCCGGAAGCCGCCGGATTGACCGGCCTGCCGGCCGGCCTGCCCGTGGTTGCCGGCGTAGGCGATGGTCAGGCTGCGGGCCTGGGGGCCAATGTTACCGGCGCGGGCCAGGCTTACCTGATTTTGGGGACGTCGGTGATTTCGGGCGCTTATGCCGAAATATATCAAATTGATATGACCCACCGGATCATGTACGGGGGGATGCCCGACTCTTACATGCTGGAAACGGCTCTTTTGGGAGGAGCTTACACCATCTCCTGGTTTGTGGAAAAGATTGTGGGGCGAGACCGGTTTTCCGGCGCGGACGTTCCGGCTGAAGTTATGTTTGAGCAAGCCGCCCAAACAATTGCCCCGGGTGCAGACGGCTTGCTGCTGGTCCCCTACTGGAACAGCGTAATGAATCCCTATTGGGATGCGCTGGCCAGCGGCATTGTAGTTGGTTGGCGCGGTTTCCATACCCTGGCCCATCTCTACCGGGCCATTTTGGAGGGCATTGGCTTTGAGTTACGGTTGCACTGGCAGGGGATGCAACAGGCCCTGACCACAGACATGGCAAAAATAATTGTGATGGGCGGCGGCAGCAACAGCCCTTTATGGTGTCAAATTATCGCCGACATCACCGGCAAATCTCTTTATCTGGCCCAAACGCCTGATGCTTCGTCGCTGGGGGCCGCTATTCAGGCCGCCTGGGGAGTAGGGCTGTTTGACGACATCCCCTCGGCGGCCAGGGCGATGACGGCTGTCAACCCCACGCCCATTGTCCCGGTGCCGGCCCGTTTTGATTTTTATACCCAATTGTACCAAGATGTCTATCGCCCTCTCTTCCCCGCCCTACAGCCATATTTGCAAAGATTGACCCGGTTGAGCGAGTCGCCTAAATGA
- a CDS encoding NUDIX domain-containing protein, with protein MKRAKLSVVAHVFLVRSDTFLLARRSNTGFEDGNYGPVGGHLEGGESIRQAAIRECREEIGVEIELASLKVIGVTHYHSLTGEGIDFFLSASHWTGEPYPRSECDDLIWGRFTKLPNNTIPFVRRAIEHHLQAGLWFDEIGWDRW; from the coding sequence ATGAAAAGAGCAAAACTATCAGTGGTGGCGCACGTTTTTTTGGTACGTTCTGATACTTTTCTTTTGGCCAGACGTTCCAACACCGGATTTGAAGACGGGAATTATGGTCCGGTGGGGGGCCATCTGGAAGGGGGCGAGTCCATCAGGCAAGCCGCTATCCGTGAATGTCGGGAGGAAATAGGGGTGGAGATCGAGCTTGCTTCTTTAAAGGTCATTGGCGTCACTCACTACCATTCCCTTACTGGCGAAGGCATTGACTTTTTCTTAAGCGCAAGCCACTGGACAGGGGAGCCATATCCGCGCAGCGAATGTGACGATTTGATTTGGGGCCGGTTTACCAAACTTCCCAATAACACGATTCCTTTTGTACGCCGGGCAATAGAGCATCATCTGCAAGCAGGTTTATGGTTTGATGAAATTGGTTGGGACAGATGGTAG
- a CDS encoding HypC/HybG/HupF family hydrogenase formation chaperone, with protein MCLGIPGQITKIWTDAASDLPMARVDFGGVGKEVCLSLEPDAQVGDYVLVHVGFAISRIDEEEAQQTLALLAQMGELAEELGETT; from the coding sequence ATGTGCTTAGGAATTCCCGGGCAAATCACCAAAATCTGGACCGATGCCGCCAGCGACCTACCCATGGCCCGTGTAGACTTTGGCGGCGTGGGCAAAGAGGTCTGCCTTTCGTTGGAGCCGGACGCTCAGGTGGGCGATTACGTGCTGGTTCACGTTGGTTTTGCCATCAGTCGCATTGACGAAGAAGAAGCCCAACAAACCCTGGCCCTGCTGGCCCAAATGGGCGAACTGGCTGAGGAACTGGGGGAGACAACATAG
- the hypF gene encoding carbamoyltransferase HypF — MARRRLQVSGVVQGVGFRPFLHNLAQQLDVSGWVRNTSIGVEMEVQGPAAKLDRFVSRLQQDAPPLARILELETTPLPVIIEQRPGLEIRPSQSRSGRTLVSPDVATCNECRRELFDPADRRYRYAFTNCTHCGPRFTIITNLPYDRPFTTMAAFPLCPNCAREYQNPADRRFHAQPVACPECGPVVWYTQVNQTPALTVDTPLGDAAVKAAVSCMENNGVVALKGLGGFHLTCRADNSLAVGRLRTNKHRPAKPLAVMMRSLAEVTDYCHAGPAEQALLAAPEAPIVLLRKRTDSAAKQLAPEIAPQNGYIGVMLPYTPLHHLLLQAAAAPLVMTSGNRQGEPLCIDNVEANEGLSSYCDGFLFHNRPIARRCDDSVMFIASLNHQTLIQPLRRSRGLAPLPVLLPKAVILEVPLLAAGADLKNVPALAVERQVFLTQHIGDLESLKAREEYVRAIADFEQFFHIQPQAIVCDLHPDYASSRYARRRAKDEGLPLLEVQHHHAHLAACLAENDCAGPAIGLCFDGTGYGLDGHIWGSEVLLADLRNFRRFYHLEYLPLPGGDAATRRPYRIAWAYLRTLLPDLDVSLFFPAVPEWEWSTLEAMLAQGLHTPFTSSMGRLFDAVSALLGLCWEATHEAQAAIALEEAALNSDFTGPAYTFTLADGQIRLGSLFAQIIEDRQNGVLVPNIARRFHQTIAELAVTAAKAVRDYTEAEKRLVNQVALSGGVWQNRLLLEMAVPLLQQADFEVLLHHTVPANDGGLAYGQAAVSAARLRDES; from the coding sequence ATGGCCCGCCGGCGGTTGCAGGTCAGCGGCGTGGTGCAGGGCGTGGGGTTTCGGCCCTTTTTGCATAACCTGGCTCAACAGTTAGACGTGAGCGGCTGGGTGCGCAATACCTCCATCGGCGTAGAAATGGAGGTGCAGGGGCCGGCCGCAAAGCTGGACCGTTTTGTAAGCCGTTTGCAGCAAGATGCCCCGCCCCTGGCCCGGATTTTGGAATTAGAAACAACCCCCCTGCCCGTCATCATTGAACAACGTCCCGGTTTAGAGATTCGTCCCAGCCAAAGCCGGAGCGGCCGCACCCTGGTTTCGCCAGATGTGGCTACCTGCAATGAATGTCGCCGTGAACTGTTTGACCCGGCGGACCGGCGTTACCGCTATGCCTTTACCAACTGCACTCACTGCGGCCCGCGTTTCACCATTATCACCAACCTGCCCTACGACCGGCCCTTTACCACGATGGCCGCTTTTCCTCTTTGTCCCAATTGCGCCCGCGAGTACCAAAACCCGGCCGACCGTCGCTTCCACGCCCAACCCGTTGCCTGTCCGGAATGCGGGCCGGTGGTGTGGTATACCCAGGTTAACCAAACGCCCGCCTTGACCGTGGATACTCCCCTCGGTGATGCAGCCGTGAAGGCCGCCGTCTCTTGTATGGAAAATAATGGCGTGGTCGCCCTGAAGGGATTGGGCGGTTTTCACCTGACCTGTCGCGCCGATAATAGTTTAGCCGTTGGCCGATTGCGGACAAACAAGCACCGGCCTGCCAAACCCCTGGCCGTGATGATGCGTAGCCTGGCTGAAGTGACCGATTATTGCCACGCCGGCCCGGCGGAGCAGGCTCTACTGGCGGCCCCGGAAGCGCCGATTGTGCTGCTTCGCAAACGGACGGACTCCGCCGCCAAACAACTAGCCCCGGAAATTGCGCCTCAGAACGGCTACATTGGCGTGATGCTGCCCTATACGCCGCTGCATCACTTGCTGCTGCAAGCCGCCGCTGCGCCGCTGGTGATGACCAGCGGCAACCGCCAGGGCGAACCCCTTTGTATCGATAACGTTGAGGCCAACGAGGGCCTTAGTTCCTATTGTGATGGCTTTCTTTTTCACAACCGGCCTATTGCCCGTCGTTGCGACGATAGCGTGATGTTTATCGCCTCTCTTAATCACCAAACGCTCATTCAGCCTCTTCGCCGCAGCCGGGGTTTGGCTCCGTTGCCCGTTTTGTTACCCAAAGCTGTTATTTTGGAGGTACCTTTGTTGGCAGCGGGGGCTGATTTGAAGAATGTGCCCGCCCTTGCTGTTGAGCGCCAGGTCTTTTTGACCCAACACATCGGCGATTTGGAAAGCCTCAAAGCGCGGGAGGAATATGTCCGGGCCATTGCCGACTTTGAACAGTTTTTCCACATTCAACCGCAGGCCATAGTATGCGACCTGCACCCGGATTACGCCAGCAGTCGTTACGCCCGCCGGCGCGCCAAAGATGAAGGATTACCCTTGCTGGAAGTGCAGCATCACCACGCTCACCTGGCCGCCTGTTTGGCCGAAAATGATTGCGCCGGCCCGGCCATCGGCCTCTGCTTTGACGGCACCGGCTACGGCCTTGACGGCCACATTTGGGGCAGCGAGGTGTTGCTGGCCGATCTGCGCAACTTTCGGCGTTTTTATCATCTGGAATACCTGCCTCTGCCCGGCGGCGATGCCGCCACCCGGCGGCCCTACCGCATTGCCTGGGCCTACTTGCGGACCTTATTGCCTGACCTGGACGTGTCCTTGTTTTTCCCTGCTGTGCCGGAGTGGGAGTGGTCTACCCTGGAAGCAATGTTGGCGCAGGGCTTGCACACGCCCTTCACCAGTAGCATGGGCCGTCTGTTTGACGCGGTCAGCGCCCTGTTGGGATTGTGTTGGGAAGCTACCCATGAAGCCCAGGCCGCGATTGCCTTGGAAGAGGCCGCGCTCAACAGTGATTTTACCGGCCCGGCTTATACCTTTACCCTGGCCGACGGTCAGATCCGTTTGGGATCACTTTTTGCTCAAATTATTGAAGACCGGCAAAACGGCGTGCTTGTGCCCAACATTGCCCGGCGATTTCACCAAACCATAGCCGAACTGGCCGTGACTGCGGCTAAAGCTGTTCGCGACTATACTGAGGCTGAAAAAAGGCTAGTGAACCAGGTTGCGCTTTCCGGCGGAGTCTGGCAGAATCGGCTTCTCCTGGAAATGGCCGTGCCCCTGCTCCAGCAGGCCGATTTTGAGGTATTATTGCACCACACTGTTCCCGCTAATGATGGCGGCTTGGCTTATGGCCAGGCCGCCGTGTCAGCGGCGCGGTTGAGGGATGAATCGTAA
- a CDS encoding CBS domain-containing protein, which produces MKQELVKDWMTREVVAVAPDMKMTEAHRLMADSKIRRLPVVKNDHLVGIVARSDIRGAEPSEASSLNIWEMNYLISKLKVKDVMTHQPITIAVDATIAEAAQLMLEKKISALPVIEGHKVVGIITESDIFRMVVQAWDKIEP; this is translated from the coding sequence ATGAAGCAAGAGTTAGTTAAAGATTGGATGACTCGTGAGGTTGTTGCCGTAGCCCCGGATATGAAAATGACCGAGGCGCATCGTCTGATGGCCGACAGTAAGATTCGACGTTTGCCGGTAGTAAAAAATGATCATCTGGTGGGCATTGTGGCCCGAAGTGATATTCGGGGGGCCGAACCTTCAGAAGCCTCATCCCTGAATATCTGGGAAATGAATTACCTCATTTCCAAATTAAAGGTAAAAGACGTAATGACCCACCAGCCAATTACTATCGCCGTGGATGCAACCATCGCCGAGGCCGCTCAATTGATGTTGGAGAAAAAGATTAGCGCCCTGCCGGTGATAGAGGGCCACAAGGTGGTTGGCATCATCACCGAATCCGACATTTTCCGAATGGTTGTGCAGGCCTGGGATAAAATTGAACCATAG